One Campylobacter concisus DNA window includes the following coding sequences:
- the rpsG gene encoding 30S ribosomal protein S7 → MRRRKAPVREVLPDPIYGNKIITKFINSLMYDGKKSVATEIMYGAIKAIEKKNAEVKGIDVFNDAIENVKPILEVKSRRVGGATYQVPVEVRPARQQALAIRWLITFARKRSERTMVDKLANELLDAANSKGASFKKKEDTYKMAEANKAFAHYRW, encoded by the coding sequence ATGAGAAGAAGAAAAGCTCCTGTAAGGGAAGTTTTACCTGATCCGATTTACGGAAATAAAATAATCACTAAATTTATTAATTCTCTTATGTATGATGGCAAAAAAAGCGTCGCTACAGAGATAATGTATGGTGCTATTAAAGCTATCGAAAAGAAAAATGCTGAAGTTAAAGGCATCGACGTTTTTAACGACGCTATCGAAAATGTAAAACCTATTTTAGAAGTTAAATCACGCCGTGTTGGTGGTGCTACTTATCAAGTGCCAGTTGAGGTTCGCCCAGCTCGCCAACAAGCTCTTGCTATCCGCTGGCTTATAACTTTTGCTAGAAAAAGAAGCGAAAGAACAATGGTTGATAAACTAGCAAATGAGCTTTTAGATGCGGCAAATTCAAAAGGTGCATCTTTCAAGAAGAAGGAAGATACTTACAAGATGGCAGAGGCTAATAAAGCATTTGCTCACTACCGCTGGTAA
- the fusA gene encoding elongation factor G: MAERKTPLHKVRNIGIAAHIDAGKTTTSERILFFTGMSHKIGEVHDGAATMDWMEQEKERGITITSAATTAFWKGYQVNLIDTPGHVDFTIEVERSMRVLDGAVAVFCSVGGVQPQSETVWRQANKYHVPRIVFVNKMDRIGANFFRVEEQIRERLKANPVPIQIPIGAEDNFKGVVDLVRMKAYVWNDEKKPTDYVEEEIPAEVKDKAEEYRAKLIEAVSETDDSLMEKFFAGEELTEEEIKKGIKAGCLRMTITPMLCGTAFKNKGIQPLLDAVVDYLPAPDEIAAINGVYEDGTEVTVESTDDGEFAALAFKIMTDPFVGQLTFIRVYRGSLESGSYAYNTVQDCKERIGRLLKMHSNKREEITELFAGEIGAVVGLKNTLTGDTLASEKDKVILERMDFPEPVISVAVEPKTKADQEKMAIALQKLAQEDPSFRVSTDEESGQTIISGMGELHLEIIVDRMLREFKVDAEVGQPQVAYRETIRKAVEQEYKYAKQSGGRGQYGHVFLRIEPLPAASGFEFVNDIKGGVVPKEYIPAVEKGCKEALQSGVLAGYPVEDVKVTLFDGSYHEVDSSEMAFKLAASMGFKEGARKAGAVILEPMMKVEVETPEEYMGDVIGDLNKRRGQVNSMDDRNGVKIIAAYCPLAQMFGYSTDLRSMTQGRATYSMEFDHYEEVPKNVSEEIIKKRNG, from the coding sequence ATGGCAGAGAGAAAAACGCCTTTACATAAGGTAAGAAATATCGGTATTGCGGCTCACATTGATGCTGGAAAGACAACCACTAGTGAGAGAATTTTGTTCTTCACTGGTATGAGCCATAAGATAGGTGAGGTTCATGATGGCGCTGCTACTATGGACTGGATGGAGCAAGAAAAAGAGCGTGGTATTACTATTACATCAGCTGCAACTACAGCGTTTTGGAAGGGCTACCAAGTAAACCTAATCGACACTCCGGGACACGTTGACTTTACTATTGAAGTTGAGCGTTCTATGCGTGTTCTTGACGGTGCTGTTGCGGTATTTTGTTCTGTTGGTGGTGTTCAGCCACAGTCTGAAACTGTTTGGAGACAAGCAAATAAATATCACGTACCAAGAATTGTTTTTGTCAATAAAATGGACAGAATTGGTGCAAATTTCTTTAGAGTTGAAGAGCAGATTAGAGAAAGATTAAAAGCAAATCCAGTGCCTATCCAAATTCCTATCGGTGCAGAGGATAACTTTAAAGGTGTGGTTGATCTTGTAAGAATGAAAGCATACGTTTGGAATGACGAGAAAAAGCCAACTGACTATGTAGAAGAAGAAATTCCAGCTGAAGTTAAAGATAAAGCTGAAGAATACCGCGCAAAACTAATCGAAGCTGTTTCTGAAACAGACGATAGCTTGATGGAGAAATTCTTTGCAGGCGAAGAACTAACTGAAGAAGAGATCAAAAAAGGTATAAAAGCAGGCTGCTTAAGAATGACTATCACACCTATGCTTTGCGGAACTGCGTTTAAGAACAAAGGTATCCAACCTCTACTTGATGCTGTTGTTGATTATTTACCAGCTCCAGATGAGATCGCAGCGATAAATGGTGTTTACGAAGATGGCACTGAAGTGACTGTTGAAAGTACAGATGATGGTGAATTTGCCGCTCTTGCGTTTAAAATTATGACTGACCCATTTGTTGGACAGCTAACATTTATCCGTGTTTATAGAGGAAGCCTTGAAAGTGGTAGCTATGCTTACAACACAGTTCAAGACTGCAAAGAGAGAATCGGCCGCTTACTAAAAATGCACTCAAATAAACGTGAAGAGATTACTGAGCTTTTCGCTGGTGAAATCGGCGCTGTTGTTGGTCTAAAAAATACCCTAACTGGCGATACTCTTGCAAGTGAAAAAGATAAAGTTATCCTTGAGAGAATGGACTTCCCAGAGCCAGTTATCAGTGTTGCAGTTGAGCCAAAAACAAAAGCAGATCAAGAAAAAATGGCGATCGCTCTTCAAAAACTAGCTCAAGAAGATCCAAGCTTTAGAGTTAGCACTGATGAAGAGAGCGGACAAACTATCATTAGTGGTATGGGTGAGCTTCACCTTGAGATCATAGTTGATCGTATGCTTCGTGAATTTAAAGTTGATGCTGAAGTTGGTCAACCACAAGTTGCTTACCGCGAGACTATCCGTAAGGCAGTTGAGCAAGAGTATAAATATGCTAAACAATCAGGCGGTCGTGGTCAATATGGTCATGTATTCTTACGTATCGAGCCACTTCCAGCTGCTAGCGGATTTGAATTTGTTAACGACATCAAAGGTGGTGTTGTTCCAAAAGAGTATATCCCAGCTGTTGAAAAAGGTTGTAAAGAAGCGCTTCAAAGCGGTGTTCTTGCTGGATATCCAGTTGAAGATGTTAAGGTTACACTTTTTGATGGTAGCTACCACGAAGTTGACTCATCTGAAATGGCATTTAAACTTGCTGCTTCTATGGGCTTTAAAGAGGGCGCTAGAAAAGCAGGTGCAGTTATCCTTGAGCCTATGATGAAAGTTGAAGTTGAGACTCCAGAAGAGTATATGGGTGATGTTATCGGTGACCTTAATAAGCGCCGTGGCCAAGTAAATTCAATGGATGATAGAAATGGTGTAAAAATCATTGCAGCTTATTGTCCACTTGCTCAAATGTTTGGCTACTCAACAGATCTTCGCTCAATGACTCAAGGTCGTGCGACTTACTCTATGGAATTTGATCACTACGAAGAAGTTCCTAAAAACGTAAGTGAAGAGATTATTAAAAAGAGAAATGGCTAA
- the iadA gene encoding beta-aspartyl-peptidase, whose product MILIKNVKIYSPKFLGKKDIFICNGKIVCIAENLEPNLPNVKVIDASNLVAIPGLIDKHVHITGGGGEGGFKTRVPEIMLSNLIEAGITTVVGLLGTDSTTRSVENLVAKAHALNDEGITCYAHTGAYSSKTPTITGEIEKDIVFVDPIIGTKLAISDHRSSSVSKDELAHIVSAGRVASMISSKSGHTTLHMGDGKKGLNLIYEVLNEYDMPITLFQPTHVNRNEELFKQSFKFIKDGGYIDFTCMPGLTPLEAVKRVKKENLPTNKITISSDGFGSYSSYDSDGNLLKIGIASVKSLYEEFINFIKDGFSIEEALPYFTTNVARSVALQNKKGEIKENYDADILLIDEKFEIKFVVAKGEILKDDSGFIKKGTYE is encoded by the coding sequence ATGATACTTATAAAAAACGTCAAAATTTACTCGCCAAAATTTCTTGGTAAAAAAGATATATTTATATGTAATGGTAAGATCGTCTGCATAGCTGAAAATTTAGAGCCAAATTTACCAAATGTAAAGGTGATCGACGCTTCAAATTTAGTAGCCATACCAGGCCTTATCGATAAGCATGTGCATATCACTGGAGGCGGCGGAGAGGGCGGCTTTAAGACTAGGGTGCCTGAGATCATGCTATCAAATTTAATAGAAGCTGGCATAACGACAGTCGTAGGACTACTTGGAACTGACAGCACGACAAGAAGCGTTGAAAATTTAGTCGCAAAAGCACACGCGCTAAACGACGAGGGTATCACATGCTACGCTCACACCGGCGCATACAGCTCTAAAACGCCAACCATAACTGGCGAGATTGAAAAAGATATTGTCTTTGTTGATCCCATAATCGGCACAAAACTAGCCATAAGCGACCACCGCTCATCAAGTGTAAGCAAAGATGAGCTCGCTCACATAGTCTCCGCTGGCAGAGTGGCTAGTATGATCAGCTCAAAGTCAGGCCACACCACGCTTCATATGGGTGACGGCAAAAAGGGCTTAAATTTGATCTATGAAGTGCTAAATGAGTACGACATGCCAATCACACTATTTCAACCAACGCACGTAAATAGAAACGAGGAGCTTTTTAAACAAAGCTTTAAATTTATAAAAGATGGCGGCTACATCGACTTTACCTGCATGCCAGGACTTACGCCACTTGAAGCTGTAAAGCGCGTCAAAAAAGAAAATTTACCGACAAATAAGATAACCATTAGTTCAGACGGCTTTGGTAGCTACTCTAGCTATGATAGCGACGGAAATTTACTAAAAATAGGCATTGCTAGCGTTAAGAGCTTATATGAAGAGTTTATAAATTTCATAAAAGATGGCTTTAGCATCGAGGAGGCGTTGCCATATTTTACTACAAATGTGGCTAGAAGTGTTGCCTTACAAAATAAAAAAGGCGAGATAAAAGAAAATTACGATGCAGATATTTTGCTAATCGATGAGAAATTTGAGATTAAATTTGTCGTTGCAAAGGGTGAAATTTTAAAAGATGACAGTGGTTTTATAAAAAAAGGAACGTATGAATAA
- a CDS encoding OprD family outer membrane porin → MKLTKISLAALVALGAFSSVASATPLEEAIKNVDLSGFARYRYTNTRNKSADASATPSQDRNKAGHNFKMITNFKAAIDDNFFGVVGLRYNATDGSGDNAGAGTDKTNTTKGFGVHQFYLGYKIGGTTITAGKQVIGSYFTDDAVGTGVRVENKDIEGLTLTALAFDALEGDDVESGGDLYKATGYLSTYDVGNLYAAGIAGSYDPINFQLWYGTLTNLADVLAADVSGNFAITNDISLGARINYAHSQADTSAKNALGYDDGNFYAGELSTSLFGLDLAAGYIGYKTQNYQDGKYSAFTFEDQGGLIDAGEDVFDWTRAEGKGSYFYATSAYTFDKFTAGLDYIKGSYKTDEKTKVEEFVPRFAYQYNKKLKFSSFYAFKTEKEHDGDKNKADKFRFEAKYSF, encoded by the coding sequence ATGAAACTAACAAAAATTAGTTTAGCTGCATTGGTTGCTTTAGGTGCATTTTCAAGCGTTGCAAGTGCAACTCCACTTGAAGAAGCTATAAAAAACGTAGATCTTTCAGGATTTGCAAGATATAGATATACAAATACTAGAAATAAGAGTGCTGATGCTTCAGCAACACCTTCACAAGATAGAAATAAAGCTGGTCATAACTTTAAAATGATCACAAATTTTAAAGCTGCTATCGATGATAACTTCTTTGGCGTTGTTGGTTTAAGATACAATGCTACTGATGGATCAGGTGATAACGCTGGCGCTGGTACAGATAAAACAAATACAACTAAAGGATTTGGTGTTCACCAATTCTATCTTGGCTATAAGATCGGCGGTACTACTATAACAGCTGGTAAGCAAGTCATCGGTTCATACTTTACTGATGATGCAGTTGGTACAGGCGTAAGAGTGGAAAATAAAGACATCGAAGGTCTTACCCTAACAGCATTAGCTTTTGATGCTCTTGAGGGTGATGATGTTGAAAGTGGTGGAGATCTATATAAAGCTACTGGTTATTTGAGTACTTATGACGTTGGTAACTTATATGCAGCTGGTATTGCTGGTTCATACGATCCTATCAACTTCCAACTATGGTATGGCACATTAACTAACCTAGCTGATGTTCTTGCAGCTGATGTTTCAGGAAATTTTGCTATAACTAACGATATATCTTTAGGTGCAAGAATTAATTATGCACATAGCCAAGCTGATACAAGTGCAAAAAATGCTCTTGGTTACGATGATGGTAACTTCTATGCTGGCGAACTTTCAACTTCACTATTTGGTCTTGATTTAGCTGCTGGCTATATTGGCTACAAAACTCAAAACTATCAAGATGGTAAATATTCAGCATTTACATTTGAAGATCAAGGTGGCTTAATCGACGCTGGCGAAGATGTATTTGACTGGACACGTGCAGAAGGTAAGGGTAGTTACTTCTATGCAACAAGTGCATATACATTTGATAAATTTACAGCTGGTTTAGACTATATCAAAGGTAGTTACAAAACAGATGAGAAGACCAAAGTTGAGGAATTTGTTCCAAGATTTGCTTATCAATACAACAAAAAGTTGAAATTTAGCTCATTCTATGCCTTTAAAACAGAAAAAGAGCATGACGGAGATAAAAACAAAGCTGACAAATTTAGATTTGAAGCTAAATACTCATTCTAA
- the ccsA gene encoding cytochrome c biogenesis protein CcsA, producing MLNPKTLFLSMGSAIVLMIIFAIASGAATIIESKTSTEAAWYYVYGASWFALIQLLLGINLAFNIFRYNLIDPKKLPSLIFHLGFIVILIGAGITRYLGFEADMHIRENTASNVVSTKVSYINLTALNDKGEEISSAMPLGLADVKKGFDLKLKTADGEASLKFKEFVPNASYKFVNDDSGKPVVEFVVSNESESEEIFLLEEEEAKVGDISFIFNAKPDENKKYVLFRLNDGNFTVTSNADLSKFTMADSSKTELKAGSVNEFGTGSLYTISNINFAPRLVSAHATRKLVSSKDSEFNALIAELNYKGESKEMHVFYNLMEPSRIAVAGQKFNASWGAQQIKLPFSLYLKDFELKRYPGSNSPMSYSSEVVVKDGTNDPGFDYRIYMNHVLDYDGYRFFQSSYDTDEKGTILSVNKDPGKIPTYIGYFLLGLGFLLNVINPNSRFRKLAKLIDNESIKGGKKVAALIAVILLGLNFSSLKAEDFLPRISKEHADKLARLIVQSPDGRMKPFDTLSKEVLNKIHRGESIGSLNSNQAMLSIMVTPDFWRNEKIIALGQSKELKKELGVDENARYASFDEFFKATKDGGSEYKLTKFAEIANRKHPGSRNTFDKDVIKIDERLNVFYMIFIGEIFKIFPKQDDPSNSWYSPASAMMYFSPKEAELVVGMMREYFSAVDAASKDNDWSKADAALEKISAYQHKYGAAVMPSEKKIDIEILFNKFQVFDRLTPIYLLAGLALLLFVFVKMLAPKVQINGIVKAVYIINLLAFLAHTAGLGLRWYIAEHAPWSNAYESMVYIAWALGLSGIIFAKRSPIALALTSILAGVTLFVAHLSWMDPQITTLVPVLQSYWLTIHVSIITASYGFLGLCALLGGFTLLLIILQNKKKPNAEIARNITEATRINEMAMILGLSLLTLGNFLGGVWANESWGRYWGWDSKETWALVSILVYAAVLHMRFIPKLNNQYAFAVASFFAYWSIIMTYFGVNFYLAGMHSYAAGDPLPVPDFVWISIIVMIAMSVLAFTKRSLCTRL from the coding sequence ATGTTAAATCCAAAAACATTATTTTTAAGTATGGGCTCAGCTATCGTTTTGATGATAATCTTTGCCATAGCTAGCGGAGCCGCCACAATAATAGAGAGCAAAACCAGCACTGAAGCAGCTTGGTACTATGTTTATGGCGCTAGCTGGTTTGCGCTCATCCAACTACTTCTTGGTATAAATTTAGCCTTCAATATCTTTAGATACAACCTAATAGATCCTAAAAAACTCCCATCACTCATCTTTCACTTAGGTTTTATCGTCATCTTAATCGGTGCTGGCATCACAAGATATCTTGGCTTTGAAGCTGATATGCATATACGTGAAAACACTGCTTCAAACGTCGTTAGTACGAAGGTTTCGTATATAAATTTAACAGCGCTTAACGACAAAGGTGAAGAGATCAGCTCGGCTATGCCTTTGGGACTTGCTGATGTGAAGAAGGGCTTTGATCTAAAGCTGAAAACAGCAGATGGCGAGGCTAGTTTAAAATTTAAAGAATTTGTGCCAAATGCAAGTTATAAATTTGTAAATGATGATAGCGGGAAGCCTGTTGTTGAATTTGTAGTCTCAAATGAGAGCGAAAGCGAAGAGATATTTTTACTTGAAGAAGAAGAGGCAAAGGTTGGAGATATCAGCTTTATCTTTAATGCCAAACCAGATGAAAATAAAAAATACGTTCTTTTTAGACTAAATGATGGAAATTTTACAGTTACTTCAAATGCCGATCTTTCAAAATTTACTATGGCGGACAGCTCAAAAACTGAGCTAAAAGCTGGCAGTGTGAATGAATTTGGCACAGGCAGCTTATATACTATCTCAAATATAAATTTCGCCCCAAGACTAGTCTCAGCGCACGCCACAAGAAAGCTAGTTAGCTCAAAGGATAGTGAGTTTAATGCGTTGATAGCTGAGCTAAACTATAAAGGTGAGAGTAAAGAGATGCATGTATTTTACAACCTAATGGAGCCTTCACGTATCGCCGTGGCTGGACAGAAATTTAACGCCTCATGGGGGGCTCAGCAGATAAAACTCCCATTTAGCCTCTATCTAAAAGACTTTGAGCTAAAAAGATATCCTGGCTCAAATTCTCCTATGAGCTACTCAAGCGAGGTTGTGGTAAAAGACGGCACAAATGATCCGGGGTTTGATTATAGAATTTATATGAACCACGTGCTTGATTATGATGGATATAGATTTTTCCAAAGCTCATACGACACTGACGAGAAAGGTACGATCCTCTCTGTCAATAAAGACCCAGGTAAGATCCCGACATATATCGGCTACTTTTTGCTAGGTCTTGGCTTCTTGTTAAATGTCATAAACCCTAACAGCCGCTTTAGAAAGCTCGCAAAACTAATAGATAATGAATCAATAAAGGGCGGTAAAAAGGTTGCTGCACTCATAGCGGTCATACTTTTGGGCTTAAATTTTAGCTCGCTAAAGGCGGAGGACTTCTTGCCACGTATCAGCAAAGAGCATGCTGACAAGCTTGCTAGACTCATCGTGCAAAGTCCAGACGGCAGGATGAAGCCATTTGATACGCTTAGCAAAGAGGTTTTAAACAAAATTCACAGAGGCGAGAGCATAGGTAGTCTAAATTCAAACCAAGCGATGCTTTCTATAATGGTAACGCCTGATTTTTGGCGAAATGAGAAGATCATCGCGCTTGGTCAGAGCAAAGAGCTAAAAAAAGAGCTAGGCGTCGATGAGAATGCAAGATACGCAAGCTTTGATGAATTTTTTAAAGCGACAAAAGATGGTGGAAGCGAGTATAAACTAACAAAATTTGCCGAGATAGCAAACCGCAAACACCCAGGTTCACGCAATACATTTGACAAGGATGTGATAAAGATTGACGAGAGACTAAATGTATTTTATATGATATTTATCGGTGAAATTTTCAAAATTTTCCCAAAACAAGATGATCCATCAAATTCTTGGTATTCGCCAGCTAGTGCGATGATGTACTTCTCGCCAAAAGAGGCTGAGCTAGTCGTTGGCATGATGAGAGAGTACTTCTCGGCTGTTGATGCAGCCTCAAAGGATAACGACTGGAGCAAGGCGGATGCAGCGCTTGAGAAAATTTCAGCCTATCAGCACAAATACGGTGCTGCAGTCATGCCAAGTGAGAAAAAGATAGATATAGAAATTTTATTTAATAAATTTCAAGTATTTGATCGCTTGACGCCGATATATCTTTTGGCTGGTCTTGCACTTTTGCTATTTGTTTTTGTCAAGATGCTAGCACCAAAAGTGCAGATAAATGGCATAGTTAAAGCTGTATATATTATAAATTTACTAGCCTTTCTTGCGCACACAGCTGGACTTGGTCTTCGCTGGTACATCGCTGAGCACGCCCCTTGGAGTAACGCCTACGAGTCGATGGTCTATATCGCTTGGGCACTTGGTCTATCTGGCATCATCTTTGCAAAACGCAGTCCGATCGCACTTGCGCTTACATCTATATTGGCTGGTGTTACGCTATTTGTCGCGCACCTTAGCTGGATGGATCCGCAGATCACGACGCTTGTGCCTGTGCTTCAGAGCTACTGGCTAACTATCCACGTCTCTATCATAACTGCAAGTTATGGATTTTTAGGACTTTGTGCGTTGCTTGGTGGATTTACTTTGCTGCTTATCATCTTGCAAAACAAGAAAAAGCCAAATGCAGAGATCGCACGCAATATCACTGAAGCGACACGTATAAATGAGATGGCGATGATACTTGGTCTTAGCTTACTCACACTTGGAAACTTTTTAGGTGGCGTCTGGGCAAATGAGAGCTGGGGTAGATACTGGGGTTGGGACAGCAAGGAGACTTGGGCGCTAGTTTCGATCCTTGTCTATGCTGCGGTGCTTCACATGAGATTTATACCAAAGCTTAATAATCAATACGCATTTGCCGTTGCATCATTTTTTGCATATTGGTCGATCATAATGACCTATTTTGGGGTAAATTTCTATCTAGCTGGCATGCACTCATACGCAGCAGGAGATCCGCTTCCAGTGCCTGATTTTGTCTGGATAAGCATCATCGTGATGATAGCGATGAGCGTTCTTGCATTTACGAAACGCTCTCTTTGCACAAGGCTATAG
- a CDS encoding c-type cytochrome, producing the protein MKNIKISFLACFLVANAFAASQVYYIEARGEFGKELAEMAKKQANDRNEKVNVYVDEDPRRYKDNRILKFGVDRKGRYSVSLGKELYEKQCASCHGESADKRPFGSTPLKNMDAKDIEDSIISYRSDSSFGGSGKNVMQNQAKIVSNNDLGAILAYLKGKDALADQDTNENKPVSTETKQGSYLR; encoded by the coding sequence ATGAAAAATATCAAAATTTCTTTTTTGGCGTGTTTTTTGGTGGCAAATGCCTTTGCAGCTTCTCAGGTTTATTATATAGAAGCTCGTGGCGAGTTTGGTAAAGAGCTTGCCGAAATGGCAAAAAAGCAGGCTAATGACAGAAATGAAAAAGTAAATGTCTATGTCGATGAAGATCCAAGACGCTATAAAGACAATAGAATTTTAAAATTTGGTGTTGATAGAAAAGGTAGATATAGTGTCTCTTTAGGAAAAGAGCTTTATGAAAAACAATGCGCTAGCTGCCATGGCGAAAGCGCAGACAAAAGACCATTTGGCTCTACACCACTTAAAAACATGGATGCTAAAGATATAGAAGACAGCATCATCTCTTATAGAAGTGACTCAAGCTTTGGTGGTAGCGGTAAAAACGTAATGCAAAACCAGGCTAAGATCGTCTCAAACAATGATCTAGGTGCAATACTAGCTTATCTAAAAGGTAAAGACGCACTTGCAGATCAAGATACAAACGAAAATAAACCAGTTTCAACCGAAACAAAGCAAGGCAGTTATTTAAGATAA
- a CDS encoding hydrogenase-4 component G, with the protein MQISQIASSYNTSSVKENVKSEISLHKDEKEVSKKQPEVSNLSAKEISNSYFLQYQKDITQNASSNLLAQGGLSFNVPENLSDILSGLDLAGIGYNGKALGELSSDEASELVSENGFFGIANTAERIAGFVLNGAGDDIEKLKAGREGVAKGFEDAKKIWGGELPEISQKTIEKTLETLDKKIAELGGNVLNVSA; encoded by the coding sequence ATGCAAATCAGTCAAATCGCAAGTTCATATAACACTTCAAGTGTAAAAGAAAATGTAAAATCAGAAATTTCACTTCACAAAGATGAAAAAGAGGTTTCTAAAAAGCAGCCTGAGGTTTCAAATTTAAGCGCAAAAGAGATCTCAAATAGCTATTTTTTGCAGTATCAAAAAGATATTACTCAAAATGCTAGTTCAAATTTACTAGCACAAGGCGGTCTAAGCTTTAACGTACCTGAAAATTTATCAGACATCTTATCTGGTCTTGATCTAGCAGGCATCGGCTACAACGGCAAAGCTCTAGGAGAGCTAAGTAGTGATGAGGCGAGTGAGCTAGTTAGTGAAAATGGCTTTTTTGGCATTGCAAATACAGCCGAAAGGATAGCTGGCTTTGTGCTAAATGGCGCAGGAGATGATATAGAGAAGCTAAAAGCTGGTAGAGAGGGCGTGGCAAAGGGCTTTGAGGACGCAAAGAAAATTTGGGGCGGAGAGCTACCTGAAATTTCACAAAAGACTATCGAAAAGACGCTTGAGACGCTTGACAAAAAGATCGCCGAGCTTGGTGGTAACGTCTTAAATGTATCAGCTTAA
- a CDS encoding Dps family protein, protein MSKVILQLNTIQADANALYIKFHDLHWNVKGIQFFSVHEYTEKAYEDMSEIFDDAAERALMLGGRPIVKAEELAKVAHIKHEPKESYTPTEVLDIVLADYKHLLGEFKKLDELAEGDTTTQMYAQDQIAKFEKAIWMLNATLGK, encoded by the coding sequence ATGTCAAAAGTTATTTTACAGTTAAACACAATTCAGGCTGATGCAAATGCACTTTATATCAAATTTCATGATCTTCACTGGAATGTAAAAGGTATTCAATTTTTTAGCGTCCACGAATACACAGAGAAAGCTTATGAGGATATGAGTGAGATTTTTGATGACGCAGCCGAGAGAGCTCTTATGCTTGGTGGTAGACCTATCGTCAAGGCTGAGGAGCTAGCAAAAGTCGCTCACATAAAACACGAGCCAAAAGAGAGCTACACTCCGACTGAAGTTTTGGATATTGTTTTGGCTGATTACAAGCACCTTTTGGGCGAGTTTAAAAAGCTTGATGAGCTTGCAGAGGGTGACACAACAACTCAGATGTACGCGCAAGACCAAATAGCTAAATTTGAAAAAGCCATCTGGATGCTAAACGCAACACTTGGTAAATAA
- a CDS encoding rhodanese-like domain-containing protein, with the protein MKKILLLGAVCCMLSADVKTVNISPDEIKKYDQIVDIRTPSEWQETGIIAGAKTITFDPSNKSAFLDELSKAVDIKKPIALVCRSGRRSTAAATAIDSSDLKIINLDGGMSSLIEQGYKTTPYKK; encoded by the coding sequence ATGAAAAAAATTTTACTTTTAGGAGCCGTTTGTTGTATGTTGTCAGCTGATGTTAAAACTGTTAATATAAGTCCAGATGAGATCAAAAAATATGATCAGATCGTTGACATTAGAACTCCATCTGAATGGCAAGAAACTGGCATCATAGCTGGTGCGAAGACCATCACTTTTGATCCAAGTAATAAGAGTGCATTTTTAGATGAGCTTTCAAAAGCGGTTGATATTAAAAAGCCTATCGCTCTTGTTTGTAGAAGTGGCAGAAGAAGCACAGCAGCAGCTACAGCGATAGATAGCTCAGATCTTAAGATTATAAATTTAGATGGCGGTATGAGTAGTTTGATCGAGCAAGGCTACAAAACTACACCTTATAAAAAATAG
- the rpsL gene encoding 30S ribosomal protein S12 produces MPTINQLVRNERKKVTVKSKSPALKECPQRRGVCTRVYTTTPKKPNSALRKVAKVRLTSGFEVISYIGGEGHNLQEHSIVLVRGGRVKDLPGVKYHIVRGALDTAGVAKRTVSRSKYGAKRPKAGAAAPKK; encoded by the coding sequence GTGCCAACCATAAATCAATTGGTCAGAAATGAACGCAAGAAAGTGACTGTTAAGTCAAAATCTCCAGCGTTAAAAGAGTGCCCTCAAAGAAGAGGAGTTTGCACTAGGGTTTATACTACAACTCCTAAAAAACCAAACTCAGCTTTGAGGAAAGTTGCCAAAGTTAGGCTTACAAGCGGTTTTGAAGTCATCAGCTATATCGGCGGTGAAGGTCACAACCTACAAGAACACAGTATCGTTTTAGTTCGCGGCGGTAGGGTTAAAGACTTACCAGGTGTTAAATATCACATCGTTCGTGGTGCACTTGATACTGCTGGTGTTGCAAAAAGAACAGTTTCTCGTTCTAAATATGGTGCAAAACGCCCTAAAGCTGGCGCTGCTGCTCCAAAAAAGTAA